In Arthrobacter sp. B3I9, the following are encoded in one genomic region:
- a CDS encoding energy-coupling factor transporter transmembrane component T, which produces MPSEKMRAGRAGPGPHPFTALTAAVSVAVITTAAASWLLSAVVALAAGLLAVRAGVARRVLAAAAVILLPFGASLLMLHGLFFPEGRTVLAAWGPARVTAEGLAFALETGSRTGACVLVLLLFSFTVSVPDLITALTERRLPRQFSFVVASTLTLVPAIGRRLDRISQAQQARGLVLRGGPLSRLAAVRLQMVPLVLGLIDDAGSRAQALDARGFARPGIRTSYRTLTDSPAQRGIRAAALVLAGAAVLLRAVVSWPGAGPS; this is translated from the coding sequence GTGCCCTCTGAAAAAATGCGGGCCGGACGGGCAGGCCCCGGCCCGCACCCGTTCACCGCGCTCACCGCGGCCGTCAGCGTTGCGGTCATCACGACGGCGGCGGCCAGCTGGCTGCTGTCGGCGGTGGTGGCGCTGGCCGCGGGGCTGCTGGCCGTCCGGGCCGGGGTGGCGCGCCGGGTGCTGGCCGCCGCCGCAGTCATCCTGCTGCCCTTCGGGGCCTCGCTGCTGATGCTGCACGGCCTCTTCTTTCCGGAGGGGCGTACTGTCCTCGCGGCCTGGGGACCGGCGAGGGTCACTGCTGAGGGGCTCGCCTTCGCCCTGGAGACAGGAAGCCGCACCGGCGCCTGCGTTCTCGTGCTGCTGCTGTTTTCCTTCACCGTAAGCGTCCCGGACCTCATCACGGCGCTCACTGAACGCCGGCTGCCCCGGCAGTTCAGCTTCGTCGTGGCATCCACCCTGACCCTGGTGCCGGCCATTGGACGCCGTCTTGACCGCATCTCCCAGGCGCAGCAGGCCCGGGGCCTGGTGCTCCGCGGCGGACCGCTGTCCCGGCTCGCGGCCGTCCGGCTGCAGATGGTGCCGCTCGTGCTGGGCCTGATCGATGATGCCGGCAGCCGTGCGCAGGCCCTCGACGCACGGGGCTTTGCCCGCCCCGGGATCCGGACAAGTTACCGGACCTTGACGGATTCCCCGGCCCAGCGGGGGATCCGTGCCGCGGCCCTGGTGCTGGCGGGAGCGGCCGTCCTGCTCCGTGCGGTGGTCTCCTGGCCGGGAGCGGGACCATCATGA
- a CDS encoding DUF3000 domain-containing protein: MVNALDQVPADFLFALGTLRQARCRSELRLEEIPAPSRLAPFAVALGAEVLVPGDPAGPGSVHGPAAAALAPASGSDDVELATGRFILLHDPDGSAVWDGEFRIVTYIRAQLEPEMGNDEMLGSVAWTWLVEALETHAAPYRSAGGTATRVLSESFGTLSERPNSIDIELRASWTPATADITSHLEAWSDMVCTFAGLPPLPEGVSPLPRRRREQP; this comes from the coding sequence ATTGTGAACGCACTCGACCAGGTTCCGGCAGATTTCCTTTTCGCCTTGGGAACCCTTCGACAAGCACGGTGCCGCAGTGAGTTGCGCCTGGAGGAGATTCCGGCGCCCTCGCGGCTGGCACCCTTTGCCGTGGCACTCGGGGCCGAAGTCCTCGTTCCGGGGGACCCGGCCGGTCCTGGCTCCGTCCACGGTCCGGCAGCGGCGGCCCTTGCCCCCGCTTCGGGGAGCGACGACGTCGAACTTGCCACCGGCCGCTTCATCCTGCTGCACGACCCCGACGGCTCCGCCGTGTGGGACGGGGAGTTCAGGATCGTCACCTACATCCGCGCCCAGCTGGAACCGGAGATGGGAAATGACGAGATGCTCGGCTCGGTGGCCTGGACCTGGCTGGTTGAAGCCCTGGAGACCCATGCCGCGCCCTACCGCTCCGCCGGCGGAACCGCGACGAGGGTGCTGTCCGAAAGCTTCGGCACGCTCTCCGAGCGGCCCAATTCGATCGACATCGAGCTCCGTGCCTCCTGGACGCCGGCCACCGCGGACATCACCTCGCACCTGGAGGCGTGGTCCGACATGGTCTGCACTTTTGCCGGGCTTCCACCCCTGCCCGAGGGCGTCTCCCCGCTTCCGCGGCGCCGCCGGGAGCAGCCATGA
- a CDS encoding ABC transporter ATP-binding protein yields MNTPLLSAEITGFSFHGEDRPALRQLGISASPGTLTAVLGGSGSGKSTLGRLLGGWLRPGDAGVLTGRLSLAGSVLEFQGGSGDPRIDPAAWSRRVAYVPQDAASMLSTVTSTVAEELAFGLENIGMPRLGMLEEVQRCADVLGLTGMLERDPATLSGGELRRLALGCALITHPDVLILDEPLASLDAVGAAQLRELIRGLTAAGTAVVLLSQSADALARCADHWIVLQAGTVTAAGSPGELAASAQLAAAGVVVDPLPGSARPSRHTPFAKADGGIALLEVRGLSFSYPGTGAAAPAQLLAGLDLAVRAGETVAITGPNGAGKSTLLRHLNGLLRPAAGDVRIRGGSIAGIPAGALAAEIGLLFQHPRDQLFERTVLREVGFGLRKLVGRERAAERALQALAAVGLADSAAAHPAELPSSQQRLLALATVLAREPAVLALDEPTVGLDRHGLEALQGAAEAAAARGAAVLIVTHDLDYARRTAHRVLELRDGRLRDA; encoded by the coding sequence ATGAACACTCCGCTGCTCAGCGCCGAGATCACCGGCTTCAGCTTCCACGGCGAGGACAGACCGGCGCTGCGCCAGCTCGGGATCAGCGCGTCCCCCGGCACCCTGACTGCCGTTCTCGGCGGCTCCGGCAGCGGCAAGTCGACCCTGGGCAGACTCCTTGGCGGCTGGCTCCGCCCCGGTGATGCCGGTGTCCTGACCGGACGGCTGAGCCTTGCCGGCAGCGTGCTGGAATTCCAGGGCGGTTCCGGTGATCCCCGGATCGACCCCGCCGCCTGGTCACGGCGGGTGGCCTACGTGCCGCAGGACGCGGCAAGCATGCTGTCCACCGTAACCTCCACGGTCGCGGAGGAACTGGCCTTCGGCCTCGAAAACATCGGCATGCCCCGTCTCGGGATGCTGGAGGAAGTACAGCGGTGCGCCGACGTGCTGGGCCTTACCGGGATGCTGGAGCGCGACCCGGCCACGCTCTCAGGCGGAGAACTGCGCCGGCTGGCCCTGGGATGCGCCCTCATCACCCATCCGGATGTGCTGATCCTGGATGAACCGCTCGCGTCCCTGGACGCCGTCGGCGCGGCCCAGCTCCGGGAACTCATCCGCGGACTCACCGCGGCGGGGACCGCCGTCGTACTGCTCAGCCAGAGCGCGGACGCCCTTGCCCGGTGTGCTGATCACTGGATTGTGCTGCAGGCCGGCACGGTAACCGCCGCCGGCAGCCCGGGGGAGCTCGCAGCTTCAGCACAGCTGGCAGCGGCAGGGGTGGTGGTGGATCCCCTTCCGGGGAGTGCCCGGCCATCGCGGCATACGCCGTTTGCAAAGGCGGACGGCGGCATCGCGCTGCTCGAGGTACGCGGGCTGTCCTTCAGCTATCCGGGCACCGGCGCCGCGGCTCCGGCGCAACTCCTTGCCGGCCTGGACCTGGCGGTGCGGGCGGGGGAGACCGTGGCCATCACCGGCCCGAACGGGGCCGGCAAGTCGACGCTGCTGCGCCACCTCAACGGCCTGCTGCGGCCGGCCGCCGGGGACGTGCGGATCCGTGGCGGCAGCATCGCCGGTATCCCTGCGGGGGCCCTGGCCGCGGAGATCGGCCTGCTGTTCCAGCACCCGCGCGACCAGCTCTTCGAGCGGACCGTCCTGCGGGAAGTGGGCTTCGGGCTCCGCAAGCTTGTGGGCCGCGAGCGGGCCGCGGAGAGGGCACTGCAGGCACTGGCCGCCGTCGGACTGGCGGACTCCGCTGCCGCGCATCCCGCCGAACTGCCCTCCTCCCAGCAGCGGCTGCTCGCACTCGCCACCGTACTGGCCCGGGAACCCGCCGTGCTGGCGTTGGACGAACCCACCGTCGGGCTGGACCGGCACGGGCTTGAGGCGCTGCAGGGCGCCGCGGAGGCCGCCGCGGCGCGCGGTGCTGCCGTCCTGATCGTCACGCACGACCTCGACTACGCCCGGCGCACGGCGCACCGCGTCCTGGAGCTCAGGGACGGCCGGTTGCGCGACGCCTGA
- a CDS encoding ECF transporter S component, whose translation MPQPSLTLPASGPESGTAAGRRRRLLEIAGAAAIAATYIFLVLTQPADIANGPASFSALVALGGFLLGAMLLIAAVLPVLPTSTLVLMPVALVLNVVLGQLMGNTGLPFYFDAIGTVLIAVLAGPAAGAATGALSSIVWSFFNPTVLPFAAGAALIGFLAGLAARAGLFRRFYLAPVAGFLTGILAGVISAPIAAFVFGGTAGVGTGAIVSAFRAMGDTLLAAITKQALISDPMDKAIVFAIAALLVYALPRRTTYRFPFVRRFRVLAGKAPVTAEA comes from the coding sequence ATGCCACAGCCCTCCCTCACCCTCCCCGCCTCGGGCCCCGAGTCTGGAACGGCGGCCGGCCGGCGCCGCCGCCTGCTCGAAATCGCCGGAGCCGCTGCCATTGCGGCCACCTATATCTTCCTTGTACTCACCCAGCCCGCGGACATCGCCAACGGTCCGGCCAGCTTCTCGGCACTCGTGGCGCTTGGCGGGTTCCTGCTCGGCGCCATGCTGCTGATCGCCGCCGTGCTTCCCGTGCTGCCCACCTCCACCCTCGTCCTGATGCCCGTGGCGCTGGTATTGAACGTGGTCCTCGGCCAGCTGATGGGCAACACCGGCCTGCCGTTCTACTTCGACGCGATCGGCACCGTCCTGATCGCCGTCCTCGCCGGACCGGCTGCCGGCGCCGCCACGGGAGCCCTCAGCAGCATCGTGTGGTCCTTCTTCAACCCGACGGTCCTGCCCTTCGCCGCCGGCGCCGCACTGATCGGCTTCCTCGCCGGGCTCGCCGCCCGCGCCGGGCTCTTCCGCCGCTTCTACCTTGCGCCGGTGGCCGGTTTCCTCACGGGCATCCTCGCCGGCGTCATCTCCGCACCGATCGCGGCCTTCGTCTTCGGCGGCACGGCGGGTGTGGGCACCGGCGCGATCGTCAGTGCCTTCCGCGCCATGGGCGACACCCTGCTCGCTGCCATCACCAAGCAGGCCCTGATCTCGGACCCGATGGACAAGGCGATTGTCTTCGCCATCGCCGCACTGCTTGTCTACGCCCTGCCGCGCCGGACCACCTACCGGTTCCCGTTTGTCCGGCGCTTCCGGGTGCTTGCCGGCAAGGCCCCGGTGACGGCCGAAGCCTGA
- a CDS encoding acetyl-CoA C-acyltransferase, producing MRDVVFVDGVRTPFGRAGEKGIYAGTRADDLVVKCIRELMRRNPSLPADRVDEVAIAATTQTGDQGLTIGRTAALLAGLPRTVPGFAIDRMCAGAMTAVTTTASGIGFGAYDVVIAGGVEHMGNHPMGAGADPNPRFLSERIVDPAALNMGNTAENLHDRFPAITKDRADTYAVASQAKLAAAYAKGQIQPDLVPVATLKPGQGWTVNTVDEPPRPGTSLEDLATLKTPFRAHGRVTAGNAAGLNDGATAALLASADAAAELGLPVRMRLVSYAFAGVEPEVMGIGPVPATEKALRNAGLGIGDIGLFEINEAFAVQVLSFLDHFGIPDDDPRVNRYGGAIAVGHPLASSGVRLMNQLARQFEEDSSVRYGMTTMCIGLGMGATVIWENPNHADYGTAAETIATTETAVTTTTETGAAV from the coding sequence GTGCGTGACGTCGTCTTCGTCGATGGCGTCCGCACCCCCTTCGGCCGCGCGGGCGAGAAGGGCATCTACGCCGGAACCCGGGCCGATGACCTCGTGGTCAAGTGCATCCGGGAGCTGATGCGCCGCAACCCCTCCCTGCCCGCCGACCGCGTCGACGAGGTGGCCATTGCGGCCACGACGCAGACCGGCGACCAGGGCCTGACCATCGGACGCACCGCTGCCCTGCTGGCAGGCTTGCCCCGCACGGTTCCGGGCTTCGCGATCGACAGGATGTGCGCCGGCGCGATGACCGCCGTGACCACGACGGCGAGCGGCATCGGCTTCGGCGCCTACGACGTCGTGATAGCGGGTGGAGTGGAGCACATGGGCAACCACCCGATGGGAGCGGGCGCGGATCCAAACCCGCGCTTTCTGTCGGAACGGATTGTGGACCCTGCCGCCCTGAACATGGGCAATACGGCTGAAAACCTGCATGACCGCTTCCCCGCCATCACCAAGGACCGCGCCGACACCTATGCCGTCGCGTCCCAGGCCAAGCTGGCCGCTGCCTACGCCAAGGGCCAGATCCAGCCGGACCTGGTGCCGGTCGCCACGCTGAAGCCCGGCCAAGGCTGGACCGTGAACACCGTGGACGAGCCGCCGCGGCCCGGAACTTCGCTCGAGGACCTCGCCACGCTCAAGACCCCATTCCGGGCCCACGGCCGGGTCACTGCCGGCAATGCCGCCGGCCTCAATGACGGCGCGACGGCGGCCCTGCTGGCGTCCGCGGACGCCGCCGCGGAACTCGGCCTGCCGGTCCGGATGCGGCTGGTCAGTTACGCCTTTGCCGGCGTGGAGCCCGAGGTCATGGGCATCGGCCCGGTGCCGGCCACGGAAAAGGCGCTCAGGAACGCGGGCCTGGGCATCGGGGACATCGGCCTGTTCGAAATCAACGAGGCCTTCGCCGTCCAGGTCCTCAGCTTCCTGGACCACTTCGGCATTCCCGACGACGACCCCCGGGTCAACCGCTACGGCGGAGCGATTGCCGTAGGGCACCCGCTGGCGTCCTCCGGGGTGCGGCTGATGAACCAGCTGGCCCGGCAGTTCGAGGAAGATTCATCCGTCCGGTACGGCATGACCACCATGTGCATCGGCCTGGGCATGGGAGCGACGGTCATCTGGGAGAATCCGAACCACGCCGACTACGGCACTGCTGCTGAAACCATCGCAACCACTGAAACCGCCGTAACCACCACTACCGAGACGGGAGCCGCAGTATGA
- a CDS encoding HRDC domain-containing protein gives MTPQIPEITTAGAVQNATEAAETPAHITVEGFDSLVPEVIDLDSPRDGVPLVIETQSGLERCAAALAAGHGPAGVDAERASGFRYGQRAFLVQIRREGSGTWLIDPEPFDDLRIVNEALRGVEWILHAASQDLPCLSELGMWPDKLFDTELAARLAGLPRVGLAAVIEQLLGFGLAKEHSAADWSTRPLPEPWLRYAALDVEVLTELREELIELLVADGKLDFAEQEFAAILEAGQAPPRVDPWRKTSGLHQIRDRRQLAAVRELWIERDSLAQKRDVAPGRLIPDSALVAAAKAMPTTVPQLLGTKGFHGRAAQREAPRWLRCISTARALEELPPLHLATNAPPPPRVWADRDPEAAARLATARPKLQAKAEEINLPVENLLTPDYLRRIAWRPPVELTEDGVAEELQNLGARQWQIELTAPLILEAFLNPAPLPEKAAKAPAAAAAPEPGATPEPAAAPQSGEATETTG, from the coding sequence ATGACCCCTCAAATACCGGAAATCACCACGGCCGGCGCCGTTCAAAATGCGACAGAGGCTGCTGAGACCCCAGCCCATATCACCGTGGAGGGCTTCGACAGCCTGGTCCCCGAGGTCATCGACCTCGATTCACCCCGTGACGGCGTGCCGCTGGTGATCGAAACCCAGTCCGGCCTCGAACGCTGCGCCGCGGCCCTTGCCGCAGGCCACGGGCCCGCGGGAGTGGACGCCGAAAGGGCCTCCGGCTTCCGGTACGGCCAGCGGGCCTTCCTGGTCCAGATCCGCCGTGAAGGGTCCGGCACCTGGCTGATCGATCCCGAGCCCTTCGACGACCTGCGGATTGTCAATGAAGCCCTGCGCGGCGTCGAGTGGATTCTCCATGCGGCCAGCCAGGACCTCCCCTGCCTGTCCGAACTCGGCATGTGGCCGGACAAGCTCTTCGACACCGAGCTCGCAGCCAGGCTGGCCGGCCTGCCGCGCGTCGGCCTCGCCGCCGTCATCGAACAGCTCCTGGGCTTCGGCCTCGCCAAGGAACACTCCGCGGCTGACTGGTCCACCCGCCCGCTCCCCGAACCCTGGCTGCGGTACGCGGCGCTCGACGTCGAGGTCCTCACCGAGCTGCGCGAGGAACTCATTGAGCTCCTGGTGGCGGACGGCAAGCTGGACTTCGCCGAGCAGGAGTTCGCCGCCATCCTCGAGGCCGGCCAGGCCCCGCCGCGCGTGGATCCCTGGCGCAAGACCTCCGGACTCCACCAGATCCGCGACCGCCGGCAGCTGGCCGCCGTCCGAGAACTCTGGATCGAACGCGACTCGCTGGCGCAGAAGCGCGATGTCGCCCCCGGCAGGCTCATTCCGGATTCGGCCCTCGTTGCCGCAGCCAAGGCCATGCCCACCACGGTCCCGCAACTGCTCGGGACCAAAGGCTTCCACGGCCGGGCCGCACAGCGGGAGGCACCCCGCTGGCTGCGCTGCATCAGCACAGCCCGGGCCCTTGAGGAGCTCCCGCCGCTCCACCTAGCCACCAATGCTCCCCCGCCCCCGCGCGTCTGGGCCGACCGCGATCCCGAGGCCGCCGCGCGGCTTGCCACCGCCCGCCCCAAGCTGCAGGCCAAGGCGGAGGAAATCAACTTGCCGGTGGAAAACCTGCTGACTCCCGACTACCTGCGGCGCATCGCCTGGCGCCCCCCGGTTGAGCTGACCGAGGACGGGGTCGCCGAGGAACTGCAGAACCTCGGCGCGAGGCAGTGGCAGATAGAACTCACGGCCCCGCTGATCCTTGAGGCCTTCCTCAACCCGGCCCCGCTGCCGGAAAAGGCCGCAAAGGCCCCGGCGGCAGCAGCCGCTCCCGAGCCCGGCGCCACTCCCGAGCCCGCTGCCGCACCGCAATCCGGAGAGGCCACCGAAACTACGGGCTAG
- a CDS encoding aldo/keto reductase, giving the protein MTEYRRVGNSGLSVSVVGLGCNNLGRSNTATESQEGTDAVVHAALDAGITFFDVADTYGREPGLSETMLGKALAGRRDDVVIGTKFGMDARGANGNDFGARGSRSYIIRAAEASLRRLGTDWIDLYQFHVPDPLTPIDETLAALDELVTSGKVRYIGHSNRAGWQIAEAEFVARARGGSRFISSQNHYNLLDRRAELEVTPAAEAYGLGVLPYFPLANGLLTGKYAKDSAPEGSRLSHTRTHLVHEADWEQLDAFSAFAAARGLNEIQVAFSWLAAQPSVSSVIAGATRPEQVRQNAAAVAWIPSAAELAELDDLFPRTPKVALF; this is encoded by the coding sequence ATGACTGAATACCGCCGTGTGGGAAATTCCGGACTGTCCGTCTCCGTCGTGGGCCTTGGCTGCAACAACCTGGGCCGATCGAATACGGCGACCGAGTCGCAGGAGGGGACCGACGCCGTCGTGCATGCGGCCCTGGACGCCGGCATCACCTTCTTCGATGTCGCGGACACCTACGGCCGGGAACCGGGCCTGAGCGAGACCATGCTCGGCAAAGCCCTCGCGGGCCGCCGGGACGACGTCGTCATCGGCACCAAGTTCGGAATGGACGCCCGGGGCGCCAACGGCAACGATTTTGGTGCCCGCGGATCCCGCAGCTACATCATCAGGGCCGCCGAGGCCTCGCTGCGCCGGCTGGGCACAGACTGGATCGACCTTTACCAGTTCCACGTCCCTGACCCCCTGACGCCCATCGACGAAACACTGGCGGCCCTGGACGAGCTCGTGACCAGCGGCAAGGTCCGCTACATCGGCCACTCCAACCGCGCCGGCTGGCAGATCGCCGAAGCGGAATTCGTGGCCCGGGCCCGGGGCGGATCCCGGTTCATCTCCAGCCAGAACCACTACAACCTGCTGGACCGCCGCGCCGAGCTTGAAGTGACGCCCGCCGCCGAAGCCTACGGCCTCGGCGTGCTGCCCTACTTCCCGCTCGCCAACGGCCTGCTGACCGGAAAATACGCCAAGGACAGCGCCCCCGAGGGTTCCCGGCTCAGCCACACCCGGACCCACCTCGTCCACGAGGCCGACTGGGAGCAGCTGGACGCGTTCAGCGCCTTCGCCGCCGCGCGCGGGCTCAACGAGATCCAGGTCGCCTTCTCCTGGCTGGCCGCCCAGCCCTCCGTGAGCAGTGTCATCGCCGGCGCCACGCGGCCCGAACAGGTCCGGCAGAACGCCGCCGCCGTGGCCTGGATCCCCAGCGCTGCGGAACTGGCCGAACTGGACGACCTCTTCCCGCGCACCCCCAAGGTGGCGCTGTTCTAG
- a CDS encoding nucleoside hydrolase: MHTVLMDVDTGIDDALALVYLLSRPEVRIQAITCTAGNVGARQVALNNLSLLELCGRPGIEVAVGAEVPLEIPLVTTEETHGPQGIGYAELPAPAQAISARHAVDVWVDEARAHPGELTGLITGPLTNFALALRREPELPRLLKGLVIMGGCFNYQGNTTPTAEWNVSVDPHAAKEVFEAYRGLPEDRLPLVCALETTELIELRPEHLKRLAEAAGAPPELVLPEQPAGRRSRSPNPLVACLSDAIRFYLEFHRQYDQGYVAHMHDAFAACAAIGRTPVRARLATVDVETSSALLMGTTVADYRGLWGLPPNARIVASNDPDQCFDELITSVGALARRIGQR, from the coding sequence ATGCACACCGTCCTGATGGACGTCGACACCGGAATCGACGACGCCCTGGCCCTCGTGTACCTGCTCTCGCGCCCCGAAGTGCGGATCCAGGCGATCACCTGCACCGCCGGTAACGTGGGCGCCCGGCAGGTGGCGCTGAACAACCTGTCGCTGCTGGAGCTTTGCGGCCGCCCCGGGATCGAGGTTGCTGTCGGGGCGGAGGTGCCGCTGGAAATCCCGCTCGTCACCACCGAGGAGACGCACGGGCCGCAGGGGATCGGCTACGCCGAACTGCCCGCTCCGGCCCAGGCGATCTCGGCACGGCACGCCGTCGACGTCTGGGTGGATGAGGCGCGCGCGCACCCGGGGGAGCTGACCGGCCTCATCACCGGCCCGTTGACCAACTTCGCCCTGGCCCTCCGCCGGGAACCGGAACTGCCACGGCTGCTCAAGGGCCTCGTCATCATGGGCGGATGCTTCAACTACCAAGGCAACACCACCCCTACCGCGGAGTGGAACGTCTCCGTCGACCCGCACGCCGCCAAGGAGGTCTTCGAGGCCTACCGCGGCCTGCCCGAGGACCGGCTGCCGCTGGTGTGCGCCCTGGAGACCACGGAGCTGATCGAACTGCGCCCGGAGCACCTCAAACGACTCGCCGAGGCAGCCGGCGCGCCGCCGGAGCTGGTCCTGCCGGAGCAGCCCGCCGGTCGGCGCAGCAGGTCCCCGAACCCCCTCGTCGCCTGCCTGTCCGACGCGATCCGGTTCTATCTGGAGTTCCACCGGCAGTACGACCAGGGCTATGTCGCGCACATGCACGATGCGTTTGCGGCGTGTGCCGCCATTGGCCGCACGCCCGTACGTGCCCGCCTGGCGACGGTCGACGTCGAAACGTCCTCTGCGCTCCTCATGGGTACGACGGTGGCAGACTACCGCGGGCTCTGGGGACTGCCGCCCAACGCCCGGATCGTCGCGTCCAACGATCCCGACCAGTGTTTCGACGAGCTGATCACCTCCGTGGGCGCCCTCGCCCGCCGGATCGGGCAGCGCTAG
- a CDS encoding 3-hydroxyacyl-CoA dehydrogenase NAD-binding domain-containing protein: protein MSAADFRQLGDLFPDETITHSYVQDIELPPVNGTSPGTFALVTLDNGLDSSKPTTLGPNTLIELGTVLEGLKERAARGEIAGVGVTGKPYFLVAGADLSTVKSLSAREHGLQMAQLGHEVYATLANLGVPSFAFINGVALGGGLEIALQSTYRTVSTGAGALALPEAFIGLIPGWGGVYILPRLIGPENALKVMIENPLSNNRTLSGPQAFELGMADAVFEPADFLEQSVAWAAQVLAGTVAPERPNAVDPSAPEVVERWAGAIAAGRALVEAKTSNASPAPAKVLDVMEANRTMTQAESARLECDTLADLMQTDEFRSTVYAFLDLVQKRSKRPAGAPDRKLARPVSKVGIVGAGLMASQLALLFARQLKVPVVLTDIDQARVDKGVGYVRAEVDKLLARKRISPDAANRTRALVTGSVSKDAFAHADFVIEAVFEELAVKKQVFKEVEAIVSPECILATNTSSLSVTAMAEDLQHPGRLVGFHFFNPVAVMPLLEIVRAPKTDDAVLATAFELAKGLKKTAVLVKDAPAFVVNRILLRLMGEVTAAFDEGTPAEVADNALRPMGLPMTPFTLGAMVGLPVAQHVQESLHAAFGDRFPVSENLQKLIDNGVKSIWASGSGADGKPSIPAETLALMSFGNKPSTGEEVLRRTQDALAEEIGLMLDEGVVAGPEDIDLCMILGAGWPMFLGGITPYLDRVGASERVAGRKFHAGATSGPAA, encoded by the coding sequence ATGAGCGCCGCCGATTTCCGCCAGCTTGGCGATCTCTTTCCGGACGAGACGATCACCCACTCCTACGTCCAGGACATCGAACTGCCGCCGGTGAACGGCACCAGCCCCGGAACCTTCGCGCTGGTCACGCTGGACAACGGGCTCGACTCCTCCAAGCCAACCACCCTGGGCCCGAACACGCTGATCGAACTGGGCACGGTTCTGGAAGGGCTGAAGGAGCGGGCCGCCCGCGGCGAGATCGCCGGCGTCGGGGTCACCGGAAAACCGTACTTCCTGGTGGCGGGAGCGGACCTGTCCACGGTGAAGTCCCTCAGCGCCCGTGAGCACGGCCTGCAGATGGCGCAGCTGGGGCACGAGGTCTATGCGACGTTGGCTAACCTGGGTGTTCCCAGCTTCGCCTTCATCAACGGGGTCGCGCTCGGCGGCGGGCTGGAAATCGCCCTCCAGTCCACCTACCGCACCGTATCCACCGGTGCTGGCGCGCTGGCCCTGCCCGAGGCCTTCATCGGCCTCATCCCGGGCTGGGGCGGTGTGTACATCCTGCCGCGGCTCATCGGTCCGGAGAACGCCCTCAAGGTGATGATCGAGAACCCGCTGAGCAACAACCGCACCCTCTCGGGGCCGCAGGCCTTCGAGCTGGGCATGGCGGACGCGGTCTTCGAGCCCGCCGACTTCCTCGAGCAGTCCGTCGCGTGGGCCGCCCAGGTTCTCGCCGGTACCGTGGCGCCGGAGCGCCCCAACGCCGTCGACCCTTCCGCCCCGGAGGTCGTCGAACGCTGGGCAGGTGCCATTGCCGCCGGCCGCGCCCTCGTGGAGGCCAAAACCTCCAACGCCTCACCGGCGCCGGCCAAAGTCCTGGACGTGATGGAAGCCAACCGGACCATGACGCAGGCCGAGTCCGCCCGGCTCGAATGCGACACGCTGGCGGACCTCATGCAGACCGACGAGTTCCGCTCAACGGTCTATGCCTTCCTGGACCTGGTGCAGAAGCGTTCCAAGCGCCCGGCCGGAGCACCGGACCGCAAGCTGGCCCGTCCGGTGAGCAAGGTCGGCATCGTGGGCGCCGGCCTCATGGCCAGCCAGCTCGCCCTGCTCTTCGCCCGCCAGCTCAAAGTGCCCGTCGTGCTGACAGACATCGACCAGGCACGGGTGGACAAGGGCGTGGGCTACGTCCGGGCCGAAGTGGACAAGCTCCTCGCCAGGAAGCGGATCAGTCCCGACGCCGCCAACCGCACGCGCGCGCTCGTAACCGGTTCCGTGTCCAAGGACGCGTTCGCCCATGCCGACTTTGTGATCGAGGCGGTGTTCGAGGAACTTGCAGTGAAAAAGCAGGTCTTCAAGGAAGTCGAGGCCATCGTTTCACCCGAGTGCATCCTCGCGACCAACACGTCCTCACTGTCGGTCACCGCGATGGCCGAGGACCTGCAGCACCCCGGACGGCTGGTGGGCTTCCACTTCTTCAACCCGGTGGCCGTGATGCCGCTGCTGGAAATCGTCCGTGCGCCCAAGACCGACGACGCCGTGCTGGCCACCGCCTTCGAGCTCGCCAAGGGCCTCAAGAAGACCGCCGTGCTCGTCAAGGACGCCCCGGCGTTTGTGGTCAACCGCATCCTGCTGCGCCTTATGGGCGAAGTGACCGCGGCCTTCGACGAGGGCACGCCGGCCGAGGTGGCGGACAACGCGCTGCGGCCGATGGGGCTGCCGATGACGCCGTTCACGCTCGGCGCCATGGTGGGGCTGCCGGTGGCACAGCACGTCCAGGAATCCCTGCACGCTGCCTTCGGGGACCGCTTCCCCGTCTCGGAGAACCTGCAGAAACTCATCGACAACGGCGTGAAGTCGATCTGGGCGTCCGGCAGCGGCGCGGACGGCAAGCCGTCCATTCCCGCCGAGACCCTGGCCCTCATGTCTTTCGGCAACAAACCCTCCACCGGTGAGGAAGTGCTGCGCCGGACGCAGGATGCGCTGGCGGAGGAGATCGGCCTGATGCTGGACGAGGGGGTGGTGGCGGGCCCGGAGGACATCGATCTGTGCATGATCCTGGGCGCGGGCTGGCCGATGTTCCTCGGCGGCATCACTCCCTACCTTGACCGGGTGGGCGCCTCCGAGCGGGTCGCCGGCAGGAAGTTCCACGCCGGGGCAACCTCCGGGCCTGCTGCGTAG